The sequence below is a genomic window from Cicer arietinum cultivar CDC Frontier isolate Library 1 chromosome 6, Cicar.CDCFrontier_v2.0, whole genome shotgun sequence.
ACTGATTTGCTTAGGCATCAGAGGAATGAACGAAACTCGATCTTTGAACAAGTTTATCGTTGTTGCCCTGTCTCCTCTCTTCAAAGGGTATGTATGTCCAATCTTATTAAACACTTTTTACTAGTTTGCTTCcatttaaagataaataacaGTGTTATACATAGCTCCaaaacttcaaaattcaaaaactaactcttagttttgattttttgcaGCCAAATTTGGAAAACGGTGATAAAAGTATGTGTACTAACATAATCTTATTATTCTTTGGTAATAAACAATGTGAAATTTTGATAGCTAATGCAAATTATTTTTCCCTTCAGTTATCATGCCTCCTTCTGCTCTAGACCGCCTTGGTAAGCTTATATTTGTTTGGTTtcaataattgtttattttaagtttttactCCTCCTGCTAAATAATACTTTAATCCTGTTAAAATCTTTCAGCACGTATGCACATAGAATATCCAATGTTATTTGAACTGGAAAATCTTTCTGCTGAAAAAACTACTCACTGTGGAGTCCTGGAATTCACTTCTGATGAGGGGATTGTATACTTACCAAATTGGGTATATCTATTTTCCTTTCCTTCTTTGTTCATATTTATTTCCTTTTAGTTAATTGAGTAACAATTTTTATTCACTAACATGTGATATATTATTAGATGATGGAAAATATGCTCCTACATGAGGGAGACACTGTGTGTCTGAAAAGTACAAGTCTTGTGAAAGGAGAGTTTATAAAGTTGCAGCCTCACACCAAAGATTTTTTGGATATTTCTGATCCAAAATCCATGTATGaataattgaatattatatCTAAGCTATGTGTTTCTTAAATATCATAATAGTGTCAATTAATATCTTGTTTCTTCCCCTTTAATCATTTGCAGATTAGAAATTTCATTGAGGAGTTACTCATGTTTAACAACGGGTGACACTATAATGATTCCatataacaacaaaaaatattacattgatGTGGTTGAAACTAAACCTGCTACTGCAATCAGTATAATTGAAACAGACTGTGAAGTTGATTTTGCCCCACCTCTTGATTACATTGAACCTGAGAAGCATTTGCCATCTCCTTTGTCTGATGGGAAAAATCCACAAGGTTGTGATTCTTTTATTGTTTGTTGGAATATGCTTCAAGaatatttttgtgaaaaattcaTTAGATTTTGACTAGTATATTATTTGCATTTCAGTTGAAGAAGAGTCTGCGAGTAAGACTCCTCAGTTCACTCCATTTCATGGTTCTGGAAGGCGTTTGGATGGCAAACCGTCGACACAATCAGCTGAAAAAACTTCTTCATTGTTGAAGGAACAACCAACTGAAAATAAAACCATGAGTTC
It includes:
- the LOC101493246 gene encoding uncharacterized protein → MDLNENQWEDYMIEEQWSTDLLRHQRNERNSIFEQVYRCCPVSSLQRPNLENGDKIIMPPSALDRLARMHIEYPMLFELENLSAEKTTHCGVLEFTSDEGIVYLPNWMMENMLLHEGDTVCLKSTSLVKGEFIKLQPHTKDFLDISDPKSILEISLRSYSCLTTGDTIMIPYNNKKYYIDVVETKPATAISIIETDCEVDFAPPLDYIEPEKHLPSPLSDGKNPQVEEESASKTPQFTPFHGSGRRLDGKPSTQSAEKTSSLLKEQPTENKTMSSNRTSGKLVFGSNSKAPPNIQTQPKASLKRRSPESSEKTEPPQFKAFTGKKYSLRD